The following proteins are co-located in the Nomia melanderi isolate GNS246 chromosome 1, iyNomMela1, whole genome shotgun sequence genome:
- the LOC116427674 gene encoding leucine-rich melanocyte differentiation-associated protein isoform X1, which yields MLDYSDELELQKEADEVDQLAMTSLGKLIFVDIHCRHSKSLSTDNTSVDIIDSLSLAFEQLFYMPFDMIENYANTVHTLDISHNKFSRNLQFLAEFENLTSLNLDHNNIDEYTVFPYMPKLQLLWINHNNIEELYPFIKNLYESVPNLRYLCLMGNKAAPSYLNGGTFYDYLQYRLYVISWFPHLVHLDDRTVTTEQQEEAKRLFKRPFLENFTEHTPLPECIKYLHNKITNIFTKPTLPCKLKTKGTNYII from the exons at GTTGGATTACAGTGATGAATTAGAGTTACAAAAAGAAGCTGACGAGGTGGATCAACTTGCCATGACTTCTTTAGGGAAACTAATATTTGTAGATATTCATTGTAGACATTCAAAGTCTTTGTCTACAGATAACACATCTGTAGATATTATTGATTCTTTATCACTTGCCTTTGAGCAATTGTTTTACATGCCATTTGACATGATTGAAAATTATGCTAATACAGTACATACTTTGGATATTAGTCATAATAAGTTTAGTAG AAACTTACAATTTTTGGCTGAATTTGAAAATCTAACGTCTTTAAATTTAGATCATAATAACATAGACGAGTACACTGTATTCCCATATATGCCAAAACTTCAACTTCTATGgataaatcataataatataGAGGAGTTATATCCGTTCATCAAGAATCTCTATGAGAGTGTACCCAACCTCAGATATTTATGTCTTATGGGTAATAAGGCAGCACCGAGTTACTTGAATGGCGGAACCTTTTATGACTATCTTCAGTACAG GTTGTATGTCATATCTTGGTTCCCTCATTTGGTACATTTGGATGACAGAACTGTGACGACAGAACAACAAGAAGAAGCTAAGAGACTCTTTAAACGaccatttttagaaaatttcacTGAACACACTCCTCTTCCAGAATGCATTAAATATCTgcacaataaaataacaaatatatttacaaaaccaACACTGCCATGCAAGCTAAAGACAAAGGGAACaaactatattatttaa
- the LOC116427674 gene encoding leucine-rich melanocyte differentiation-associated protein isoform X2, with the protein MTSLGKLIFVDIHCRHSKSLSTDNTSVDIIDSLSLAFEQLFYMPFDMIENYANTVHTLDISHNKFSRNLQFLAEFENLTSLNLDHNNIDEYTVFPYMPKLQLLWINHNNIEELYPFIKNLYESVPNLRYLCLMGNKAAPSYLNGGTFYDYLQYRLYVISWFPHLVHLDDRTVTTEQQEEAKRLFKRPFLENFTEHTPLPECIKYLHNKITNIFTKPTLPCKLKTKGTNYII; encoded by the exons ATGACTTCTTTAGGGAAACTAATATTTGTAGATATTCATTGTAGACATTCAAAGTCTTTGTCTACAGATAACACATCTGTAGATATTATTGATTCTTTATCACTTGCCTTTGAGCAATTGTTTTACATGCCATTTGACATGATTGAAAATTATGCTAATACAGTACATACTTTGGATATTAGTCATAATAAGTTTAGTAG AAACTTACAATTTTTGGCTGAATTTGAAAATCTAACGTCTTTAAATTTAGATCATAATAACATAGACGAGTACACTGTATTCCCATATATGCCAAAACTTCAACTTCTATGgataaatcataataatataGAGGAGTTATATCCGTTCATCAAGAATCTCTATGAGAGTGTACCCAACCTCAGATATTTATGTCTTATGGGTAATAAGGCAGCACCGAGTTACTTGAATGGCGGAACCTTTTATGACTATCTTCAGTACAG GTTGTATGTCATATCTTGGTTCCCTCATTTGGTACATTTGGATGACAGAACTGTGACGACAGAACAACAAGAAGAAGCTAAGAGACTCTTTAAACGaccatttttagaaaatttcacTGAACACACTCCTCTTCCAGAATGCATTAAATATCTgcacaataaaataacaaatatatttacaaaaccaACACTGCCATGCAAGCTAAAGACAAAGGGAACaaactatattatttaa